A window of Magnolia sinica isolate HGM2019 chromosome 13, MsV1, whole genome shotgun sequence genomic DNA:
GCATAAACTTGGGCGACTCTCTCTCAACCGATGGAACTTCTTTGGTTTCACCGTCTGGCGATTTTGCCTTTGGATTCTATCGCCTCCAAGACGAAGACCTCTTCTTGCTTGCCATCTGGTTCGACAAGATCCCTGAGAAGACTATAGTCTGGTCTGCAAAGGTAGATACACCAGTACCGAGAGGATCAAAGGTCGAGCTAAGGACCGACGGCCAGCTCGTGCTCACCAACCAACAAAACCAAGAAATATGGAGGGCTAACGGCATCAACGGCACCGCCGCTCGTGCTGCTATGCTCAACAATGGAAACTTTGTGCTTACGAGAACCGATTCCACAGTCGTATGGCAGAGCTTCAACAACCCAACCGATACGATCTTGCCTGAGCAGGTATTGGATAAGTCGGGCAGACTCGCTTCTCATGAAACAGAGACCAACTACTCCAGTGGGAGGTTCGAACTACGTATGCAGGATGACGGCAATCTTGTGCTCTACACCGTGGAGCGCCTCACCAGACTCGCTTATTCTGCTTACTGGAATAGCAAGACTGTTGGAAACGGTTCTCAGCTGGTCTTCAACCAGACGGGCTATATCTACCTCTCACTAACGAACGGAACTGTATTCAACCTCACAAACAACCAGGTTTCCATCCCCAGCGGAGGTTTCTATCACAGGGCGACCCTGGATTTCGATGGAGTTTTCAGGCAATACATCTACCCGAAAACACGCCGGACCGATGGAAGTTGGGAGCAGTCGTGGAGTAGCGTGCAGTTTGTGCCATCCAATATTTGCACGGCTATTATAGGAGCCGTAGGTGATGGAGCTTGTGGGTTCAACAGCTATTGTATGCTGGAAGGCGAGCGGCAGAGGCCTAGTTGTAAGTGCCCGCCAGGGTACACTTACTTGGATCAGAATAACACATTCAAAGGATGCAAACAAGATTTCATTTCGCAAAGCTGCgagatggatggattaagagcaGAGGCACGGTATGAAATGGTACAGGTGATGAACACGGATTGGCCGCTGTCCGACTTCGAGCACTATAATCCCATTAACGAGGACCAGTGCCGAGACGCTTGCTTGGTCGATTGTTTCTGTGCGGTCGCCATCTTCAGAGGAGGACAGTGCTGGAAGAAGAAACTACCGCTCTCAAATGGGATGATGGACCCTGACAACGGCTCAAAGGCACTCATCAAAGTGGCAAGAGGTAATTCCACATCGCCACCTCTTCCTCCGCCAGGCACCAGCaaagagaagaaagatgaaaagaCCGTGGTACCGATCATATCAGCAATTTTGGGCAGCTCTGCGTTTCTCA
This region includes:
- the LOC131222416 gene encoding G-type lectin S-receptor-like serine/threonine-protein kinase LECRK2, yielding MVTCALSHLLLLFLALLPLSTVAQTSGSSINLGDSLSTDGTSLVSPSGDFAFGFYRLQDEDLFLLAIWFDKIPEKTIVWSAKVDTPVPRGSKVELRTDGQLVLTNQQNQEIWRANGINGTAARAAMLNNGNFVLTRTDSTVVWQSFNNPTDTILPEQVLDKSGRLASHETETNYSSGRFELRMQDDGNLVLYTVERLTRLAYSAYWNSKTVGNGSQLVFNQTGYIYLSLTNGTVFNLTNNQVSIPSGGFYHRATLDFDGVFRQYIYPKTRRTDGSWEQSWSSVQFVPSNICTAIIGAVGDGACGFNSYCMLEGERQRPSCKCPPGYTYLDQNNTFKGCKQDFISQSCEMDGLRAEARYEMVQVMNTDWPLSDFEHYNPINEDQCRDACLVDCFCAVAIFRGGQCWKKKLPLSNGMMDPDNGSKALIKVARGNSTSPPLPPPGTSKEKKDEKTVVPIISAILGSSAFLNFFLLSLILWFIFFTNHKKLVKLQPDSSAIGVNLRSFTYIELEKVTDGFKEELGRGSCGTVYKGLLESDRANFVAVKRLDKVVKEAEKEFKTEVSAISRIHHKNLVQLIGFCDEGPHRLLVYEYMSNGSLASFLFGSPRPSWNRRTQIAFGIARGLTYLHEECGNQIIHCDIKPQNILLDDNFTARISDFGLAKLLMTNQTRTTTCIRGTRGYLAPEWFKNMAVTAKVDVHSFGVMLLEIICCRSNVLHDLEDGDDAILTDWVCDCYKEGRIDKLVENDEEALHDPRKLERMLMVAIWCIQEDPSLRPSMKKVTQMLEGAVEVAVPPDPFSFISSLA